A genomic segment from Spinacia oleracea cultivar Varoflay chromosome 3, BTI_SOV_V1, whole genome shotgun sequence encodes:
- the LOC110780159 gene encoding protein FAR1-RELATED SEQUENCE 5-like, whose protein sequence is MKQIDGKDSQTLVNKLYDLQLTYPEFFFRVRLNDEGKIECLFWRDSMMLEDYEIYVVVLVFDTTFRTNKYNLICGLFVDINNHWKNTMFACAFIGDETTESFVWVSETFLKAMGGKYPVSLFTDQDAAIAAGIE, encoded by the coding sequence ATGAAACAAATTGACGGGAAGGATTCACAAACATTAGTGAACAAACTGTATGACTTACAATTAACATATCCTGAATTCTTTTTCAGAGTAAGACTTAATGATGAAGGAAAAATTGAATGTCTATTTTGGAGGGATTCCATGATGCTAGAAGATTACGAAATATATGTGGTTGTACTTGTGTTTGATACTACATTCAGAACGAACAAATACAATCTCATATGTGGTCTATTTGTTGATATTAATAACCATTGGAAAAACACAATGTTTGCTTGTGCTTTCATTGGGGATGAAACTACTGAATCTTTTGTTTGGGTCTCCGAAACTTTTCTAAAAGCTATGGGAGGAAAATATCCAGTTTCGCTATTCACCGATCAAGATGCAGCTATCGCTGCTGGAATAGAATAG